GCGAAATTTTTGGAAAACATTACAGCATACGGCACTAATAAGTATTTTTGCCCTTTTGTGTGCTACCCCCATGCTTGCACAGCTCTTTACTTATGGAGGTTATGATGCACATAACGATGCCTTCACTTATTTAGCCCATAGCGACTGGCTTCAGCATCACGCCTTTGGCTCTTCCATCCCGCCCACTGAGATCACTCCTGCCTCAACACAGGTCAGTATGTACCAAACCCAAGGATATCGCATGGGGGCGTCCTATCTCCTTGCCTTTTTCCAAGCTGTCTTACATTACCGTTGGGCTTATTCGATTTATCCTAGTGTCATATTGGCCGCGCTCGTTATCTGCAGCCTATCATTGGGTTTAGTTATTTCCTTAACGGTAACTCGCCTAAATCGTATTTTTTGCCTAGGCTTTTTAAGCTTGCCGTGCTTAGGTTTTGGTGGATTAACTTTTGGTTGTTTATACGGTTTCTTCCCTCAGACTGTAGGCTTAGCAATGGGTGGAGCCGTTATTTTTTTATTTGGAGCAGTGCTTCCCCAAATCGTTAATAGAAATTTCTCATGGCCCAAACAGTTCTTGTCGGCCGTCTTGGTATCTCTCCTATTTGCTGCATGCTGTGTTGCATATTCTGAATTGATCGTGTTTGTCTTAGCTGCAATAGTATTATCAACTTTAACTTATACAATAAAAACGCGTCAGCCTACCCCCTATCTTAGATACGGAGTAATGTGCTCAAGCCTCAGTTTGCTATTTATAAATATTGAGTTACCACGGGTTATTCGGGCTATTTATCAACAGACACAATCCGTCGTTGGCACACCGGTCGATTGGCCGTTAACAGGTTATGTTGTCCATCAATTAGGTGTTCATGGCGGCGCATGGGATATCTATCAGTGGACAAAAGAACAAACTAATCATCCTGCGACAGTCATCTCGTTAGTGATATTATTTGCCTTGGCAATGGCGATAGTTCTCTATAAACGACGACATACCCGATTTTTACGTCAAAGTGTCATGCTGCCTTCTCTGATTACCCTACTTCTTTTTTCGATAGGTATTCTTTATTTTCGTTATTTTGTTGCCAATCCCTTTTCAGTCGGTACGGGCCAAAGTTGGAGTCAATTTAAACTTGCGAATTGGTCCTCTCCATTTATTTCGGTAGTACTTATCTCTGGACTTGCGCTTTTATTTAGAAAATGGAAAGTTTTGTGTGGATTAACCTTGGCAATTCTCATTTCGACTCTTGTGCACTACAATATTGATTGGTCAAAGGAGCGCATGCAGCATGTCATGGCTTATTATTTAGGAGTCCCAAACCTCGAGAAATTTTATAAGGACACACGTGATCATATTATAAGTAAGTGTGAAAATCGATCCATTTACCTCGACCTCACTGAAGTCAACCATAAATTCCGACAAATGTTGTCTCTCTTTTTAGCTGATCAGAAACTTATATCTGACTGGAGGGGCGATGGATATATTATCAACAGTCTTCCTAAAAACATGAGAAATGGCAAACCTGCCCTAGGTGATTGTCTAGTAGAAAGAGATTCAGTAGGTGAAAAATTTATTAAAATAACTACAATTGATGGACACGAAGATAATATTATCGTATCAGCTATCGGTGGCTATGATCGGGAACAAGATTATGATCATTTCTGGTATTGGGTAAAGCATCAAATAAGCTTTCGATTTAAGCGATTATTCTCATCATCCGAACTCACCCATACAAAGCTTTATTTTAAATATTTCACAACTGGGGATCATACCGTAACAATCAGTGTTACTGAGACTAATAAAAAACAACATGTCTTTATACTGCAGAATAACAAAGCTGGAGATCTAAAGACGTTTGAGGAAATTTTGGATATCCCCCCCTCACAAATTAAAGAATTACGTGTAAAAAGTAATGGTGCTGCGCAACAATTAGGAGAAAGTGATAGTCGTCTAGCTGCGTTCAGAATTTTTGATGTGAAGGTTACCCCCTGGGGCTAGCAAGATTGGATAGTAACTTGTCCTTTCTACATCCTCGCGACAAGTCGCGAGGATGTAAGAAGTTACCCTCCCTTACTCAGTCAAGAGAGCAGTTCGTCTGCTTGCTTTTAGAATGTATGAGCTTAACCGTTTACCAAGCTCATTCGAAGGTATCTCGATCCACCGAAATGTGAGGCTTGAAAGAGTAATAACTACCGTTAAATAGCTAATCAAAAAGCCGAGAGAGTTAAGAAGTGTTCCAGTTAAAGGATAATAGTTTTTCATGTATAAAAAGACAGGGAAATGGATCAAGTAAATACTAAATGAAATTTTGCCTAGATATCTGATCGGTGTGAGCCTTAGAAAAGCATTAAAATTAGAGCTTGGCTGAGAAGCAATAAACAATAAAATAAACGGGCATGCCACTATTTCGGGAAGTACCCAAGATTGCCAATAACCGTGCATCCAATTTCGGTTACCGATGCTAAATTCAGGAGCCAATAATAACACCGTAATGGCTAAACCTAGAAGCAAAGTAGCTATCCCCTGAGGTATAAAATAAGTGGCCTTTGCAATGCGGTCAACCAATAAACCTGCATGGAAAAAAACTAAAAATTGAATATAAATAGGCTCATGCCAATAAAAACTCAGCGTAGTAAATAGCGCGAAAAGAAGAAGATTAATGAGCTTGCCCCCAAACTCAAATAATAAAAAAATGATCGGAAATATAAGACTGCAATACAATTCGACTTTAAGTGACCACAGGGGGACATTAATGCCTATATCGTTAAGAAGCAGTGTTGCTCGTAAAACCGAAGGGTCAAGCCTATTCATCGAATTCCATAGGAAAAAGGCAAGAATTGTAGTTGTCCACATCAGCGGAATTAATCTA
The genomic region above belongs to Legionella micdadei and contains:
- a CDS encoding acyltransferase family protein, which produces MVPALDRLKTAIPGQKSISFSPEIESLRGVASLAVVMGHLYLFLFMPILGFNINSSHESILNLLVAGIFDPQPAVLLFFTISGLVLGRQLRKEPIVDFFSFLAYLCRRAFRLIPLMWTTTILAFFLWNSMNRLDPSVLRATLLLNDIGINVPLWSLKVELYCSLIFPIIFLLFEFGGKLINLLLFALFTTLSFYWHEPIYIQFLVFFHAGLLVDRIAKATYFIPQGIATLLLGLAITVLLLAPEFSIGNRNWMHGYWQSWVLPEIVACPFILLFIASQPSSNFNAFLRLTPIRYLGKISFSIYLIHFPVFLYMKNYYPLTGTLLNSLGFLISYLTVVITLSSLTFRWIEIPSNELGKRLSSYILKASRRTALLTE